Genomic window (Oryza sativa Japonica Group chromosome 3, ASM3414082v1):
TGGAGTAGTCCGGCAGCGCGCCGTTCTTCATGTCCCAGTCCCCGAACGCCGGCACCGTCATCCACCCgttccggccgcccgccgccgccgcgccatgcccCTGCTCACACACGCGCGCAAGAACGCAGCGAAAGATTCAGACAAGAAACAGCAGGaacgagaagagaagaagggttCGTTTCAGGGAATTGAGATGGAAGCCGTTCTTGGCAGTTTCTTACCCCCTTGATGTTCTCCATGGTGGTTTGCTGGATAATGATGATCTCTCTCACGCAGCCTCGCAAAACGCAACTGATCTCTCTAGATTATCTCTAGaatatcttcttcctcctggatGGCAAGCTGCCAAGCTGAGCAGTGCTCAACTTGTCTTGGAGGTGGTAGCGAAGAATGTGTGGCGACTGGAGAGAAGAAAGCGATAGAGCTGTACTTATATGTTGACGAAGAatgaggagaagaaaaaaaaattgatgtttgCGCAGCTCACCAGCTGGTCATGAGCTAACAGTACTACTAAGTGATTGCTTAAGAGTTAATCACTCAGCTTAACAGCTGAGATTAGAAGCTGCATTACTGCTCTTCGTACACCACGCGTCCCCGAAGGCCCGAAGGCTACAGCTGGTGATGCATTGATGTGTGTGAACAGTGAAGCTGGGGATACTAggatgggcccacttgtcaggtGGGCCCGTGACCTACCCACAGCTTCTTCTCTCTTCACATCACACGGCATTACGCTGCGAAAATTCAGTGGATCGCAGCTCTAACTCCTTGCTAATTGGGGGCGCCAGCGAATGCGTCTTTTTCTTGCCCAACTCACAAGCTTTGCAGCTTGCAAAAGAAAGAAATGCTCATGTCCACATCGGTTTCCTAATGCATTCTCCCTTTCAGATTCATGTGCAGGTTTCAGACAGATTCTTGGTTTTTTCCTGTGTCAATTCTAGGAGAAGAGAGCACTGCGAAGCGAATTACCAAAAGTGTAATGGCTGGTATTTATCATCTTGATAGCCTGTCAACAGCAAACGTAATGAGTGTATATGTTCTGATTGGAAAGATTTCCATCATCTGAAAATGCTGGATATGCATGTAAGCAATATTCTTCAGCAATCATGCAACAGAGATGGCCTTGATTCGAGCATTTGTCCTGAGTCCTGACACTTCTTCTCACAAATATTGGTGATGAATTCGGTTGTAAAGGTTGTCAGCCATTGTTTGTTGGGAACTGAATATGCTTAGAGAACACTGTCGTTTTCAGAAATGTATATTGGGTGTTTTTACTTCCATAATGACACGTACCGCTACAAGTTAGTACTACATGAAAAATATTGCAGAAAGATTTCCCTTTGGTTGTTAGGAATCTTTTTGCTCATTATTGAGGAGCACTTTTGCAGCCCTCAAAAGTGTTCATCTTCAACAAACTACTATGGTTGGCATCAACTAAAAAGTATAACTTCTCACTATATCATATACTTATGATGCTTATCTCTCATTTCTTATTTACATGTAAGTACATTGGTGTCTCTTCTCATTATTTCTTAttgatctttcttttttttccatttttactATCATAAGAGGGGCGAGCTTCTATAAACGTGGGGAACTATGATGGGAGATCATAGTGAAGCTCTGAGGCATTTTGGTGTGCTAAGAGTTGCTCTGGAGTAAGAAAAACATATAGAATGATTATACAAGTTCGGTTCTCTAGCTGCATAATATCCCCACTCGTGTGATTCATTAGAGAGACTAACTTTCAAGCATACGGTAAATTAGGGTTGGCTCCTATGCAAGAGGAATTAATATTTCATGTTCATTGTGATTGTTGGGAGATAACTTAAATGGGATTGCAAGCGGACCTTTCAGGTCAATGCggtaatattaaaaaaagtgaGATTTTGACTCCCTCCAACTATTTTTTAAGAATAAATTGTGAGTTTGTTGTTATTGAACACGGGACACACTCATTATCGAGTGTATCTCTTGGTAATGTATCGATAATTTATATTGCAGTATAGTAGAGACTAGGGATAAAAACGGATCagaaacggacggaaactagctttatcatattcgttttcatattttttttcggaatcggaatcgtaatcgaaaactcggatacgtaaatgaaatcgaatattatcgaatacagatacggagcgaatacgagacggaacgaatacggtaacgaatatttaccggtatataaaaacctctcaaattgagtttcttgattaaggaagagatatcgcttattattttatttcaacatCTCCAACATTTATATCGTCAATTTTGTAGACGGTCCCACAAccgtatgtgaaaatcgattttcatgaTTGTTCCTCTAAGAGAGCCATatacaaatatgattatcattttctattcccaagaccttttactagatgtataacttacttaccattgtataaattggagatattatttattttacttcacatCTTCGAAACTTGTAATGTTTGTATTATACTTTAAATTctttcaaatacaaatgttataaactacaaagtggtagatctCGTTGAGccctacaattttaatatggaACACATCTCCATCAGATATCGTTTGAATggtagatctgagattttgtaaaaattaatatggtatattataataaatatttagacccttaaatgacctcaaataataaaatagtcaataataaagttgtagatctcatcgagctctacaatgttgaatataaaatttgtcttcatctgattccgtatgaaaaagttatgtatatatacgtgttttttctaaaatttgctcaatgTCTGTGGATATCCGAAAAAAATTCCGGATAATTTTTGACCGTTTTTCGATTCCGATGGATAATACCCTTACTAtattcgttttcgtttccgagaaaaaaatatccaaattcGTTTCAGAATCCAAGAATTTCCGGATAATTCCGACCGAAACTATCTAAATCCAAAAAATGGTCCGGACGGACGAAAACTATCCGAACCAGTTTCATCCCTAGTAGAGATAAATATAGCATCTTTGATTTCtttaatgaaaacatccaagTTATGATTGAGGATAAGGAAGGTCACCAAATCGACAGCAGCAAGCCCCGGTGCCACGTCCTCTCGTTCTTTAGATGATTTCTCCTCGTAAAAATAGTTTATGGCGATGGCGATCGGCAGCCATGCTCCTTTGCCTAAAACAGCGATAGCTTCATTGCTGGCTTGCTGCATTGCTCGCCGAAAGTCAGGTGCCACTACTCTAAAATCCCTTCTGAAATCAACCATTATACTCTAATAGAAGATTAGATGATATTCTATTTCTGCCTGTCACCGTTTTGTGCGTAAAAGTTCGATTTTTTGCTACTGCTTCtcccatcccataaaaaaaacttatactagatgtgacacatcctattacAGTACTACGAATTTAGTCATACATATAGGGCAAGTTTGGTTTGAGGCCAAAACGgaccttaccaatatttggccaAAGGTACAATTTAGCATGGCCAATATTTGACAAGGCCAAATTGTGTTTGGTTAAGGGCCAAAACTAACCTTGCCAATTTTTGGCTAAACCAGGTTTGGTTTGGTGCCAACTTTTGTGTGCAGCGTGGAATACATATGGCCGATGTGCCACTGCCAAAGCCTGCGTAGGAGTTCAAATTTCAAGCCCGCACTTCGGCTCCCATCAATGACGTTACCGATTCTTTCTCTTCAGGCCGGCCGATATTTGGATCCAAACCAAATTTGTGTTCCTACTGTTTATGTGTCCCATAAATTGGTAAGCCAAATATAGGCCATGAACCAAACTGGCCCCTATTCAAATTCATTGGGCTAGAATACGTCACATAcagttttagattttttttttagacatAGAGTAATACTCTAATCAAATATTAGATGTCCATtctaaagtaaacaaacataaTATCGAATGTGACACCTACTCTTAGTAGGACCACGAATCTGGATATGATGTGTGATATTTGGCACCGGTTTGTTTAACTGACGGTGAGTAGTTGTAAAACTTGAAATggaaaatatacttttatagatattaaaaTGCTTTTTAAAGCCCAGGTCCAGCCCAGCCCATTGAGGGCTGGAAACGTCCGATCGAACCGGATCACTTTCACTTTCCTCCAAGTCCCGTCTTCCTTCCCGCGGCCAcactcccgccgccccgccgtccGCTGGAGTACGCTGTACGCCGACGAGCCCGCGGCAGAAGGCACAGGTGAACtgccgctactccggccgcgcTATAAAcatttcaccaaaaaaaaatcagtgagCTATAAACAAATACTGATGTCATAGGCTGTTTTTAGGTGTTAAAATAAATAACTTCTTGCGTCTTTTGTATTCTACAGCTCTTAATGTACTGATTGTTATGCATCCAAGAAGGACATGCAGTTGGTCTCACATTGTAATTCCGGTGGCATTGGAAACTGATGTTCACCATGGGGATGATAGTAAAGACAGAGTTGGATCAACTACAGTTAAGTGTGATCCATGCATTCCTCCACTGCTTCTTAGCTTCCCTCAGGACCAATGATGGGAGATCATATCCATTTtagaactactccctctgtttcaaaatgtttgacaccgttgactttttaacatatgtttgacagttcgtcttattcaaaaaaaattatgaaatatgtaaaacaatatgtgtatatgaaagttgtcggtgacatgggaccgggggtatcgtgactagaggcttgggtagccgcggtcacccacatGGCcagaccccctcgggggggggggggtcgggcccgaggatgacgtggccacccctccctctgtctccccgaggggtcggaccgctcccgtttcggccccgagggctggggcgcccccgtttcggccccgagggctggggcgccccgaccccctgtggttttggcgccacgcgtgtgggttaggtgagcacagcgtgGCTCAcataaccgcatttatagcaggaTTGGACGAGCgcaccacgccgcatttaatgcggcgcagcgcacgcttatccggtccgtgaccggtcgcggtgtgtgaccgatcacagaccggtcagatcgcgggttaggtggcaacaggcggcctgtcacacgcctcgccccgtcccgtcggaatgatgagagcttcctggctctcgtccctagccggagccggcgtgctaactcctggagttggtatgtcagtcccggtcagatccattccaggcttcagcgcaagtatggcaaggaagtcgctggccattaaatgaaggttgaaatggacgtccaccgggaaagcaggcgagcggggcaggaggcgtgtactctgcttgtcagaggtcacttccggctgtagactagccctcattgtaaaaagcatgtttcccttcttagacagctagaggcccatgtggtgacccctgaccagataaaaaggaggcccaggcctaggagagaaaaaaagaaagagggagaaaagaaagaggaagaaaaaaagaggaaggagGGTTGGGACTTTGGGGAatgggttctagagcctgaactctctctccctctccggggcgctctgtattccttcacgcacagatccaccagaacacaggagtagggtgttacgcttctcagcggcccgaacctgtctacgtcgcccgtgtcttgtgcacttcctctctcgctgacgttcctcagatcgagggcgaagaacctcacttagctcccccggccgaaccggcaaaggggggcctgcgcggtctcccggtgaggagccccacgctccgtcaaaagtatatttaacaatgaatcaaatgatatgaaaagaataaataattacttaaattttttgaataaaacgaatggtcgaacacgtactaaaaagtaaatggtgtcaaacattttgaatcggagggagtacaacatTGGACTGCTCGGAAGGGCTCCTGAACTACGAAGCCATCATCAATCCAGAAGGGTATGTGGCACTGTAGCGTTGACACTGCTGAAGATGTTAAAGCGGGCATGAATGGAAGATAGATAGGCGTGCGAATGCTGGTAAATTTACGCACATCATGGTCAGGTGTGGTTGTCGTCAGTACTGGATGTGTTTATCTAGAGTAATGCTAATTTTGTAAACTGATGATGTGTATTGCACCATCAGTCTGCAATCGTTGAAGCATAGCATTTTTActtgttccaacttccaagcatCCATGTGTACATCACCAGTCTCACTGTACATGATACCTTGTTTTCAGGTTGGCTCCTATGCAAGAGGAATGCTTCTTGTTCATTCTCAATGCTTGGAGAGAAAACACTCCTATATTGCAAGCAGGCTTATCAGGGTCAATGTGGTGATATATCAACTATTTATATTGCAGTACAGCGAGAAAACGCACATGGGTTTTTCGGCTAGCTTCATAagatggtgggctagacgacttgggttcaaagcctcaccctttctaattatttgatattaggtcattccctaatattcgcattttttttatattgcagTACAACATAGACAAATATTATATCTTtgctttttttaatagaaacaTCCAAGTTGTTATTGGGGCCTAAACTACCACAGGCAGTTCAGTTGGGCCTAATTCTGGTGGCCGCCTGGACAAGTGCTATATTGTGAAATCATATTCATACCTTCAGGAAACAATGATACATCCAGATATCAGAGATGGATGATGATTGGCAAAGGAATATGATCTTGCAATCATTTGTGAACATGCGGGACAAAACAAATGATGGACAGCTGAAGATAagcaaacaaaataaaataaaacaggGTTTCTCTGACATACTAGCATCTGTTCGAATCTTGAAGTTCGATGAAAAAACATGTCTAGTTTGATGAATAAACAGTTGAAATGGCAGGAAACGTGTGTGTGCAGTTCTTGCATAGGGAGTACCCTGTCGTGCTGGGATGTAGTATGCAGTTTTTCGTCTGGTAGTTAACAATTAGCTCAACGAGAAATCATGCCAACGAAATGGTCAACATGTATTCGAGTTGTTGGACGTCATGTTCAGAAACACAACCGGTTctcgattaaaaaaaaatcagacggTAGCATATCTTAACAGCGCGTTTTGAGCTAACTAGGAATTGACGTGTTCGCAGCCGAATTTAGCGAAAACGACCACAACAATTTCTTAAACTGATTGGTAATTGTATCATGCCAGCTTCGTTTGGCCTGTAACAGCGACGTGAATGCACACACGCATAGTGAGAAAAGGAGAAACCATGACATCTTCAGAGAACTGGTAATcttcttcagaaaaaaaaatggcgtAACCAAGAAACAACCAAAGAACCGGACAGCAATTCAATCAAACTACGAATGCTTTATAATTCGCTATTTCCATTGCCAATATCGTCTTTGTAAAGAAGATATAATCATCATTATATatgcacatgattaattaaggggGTAATaacaaaaaggagaagaaaacaaagaagTGATCAAAAAAGAATCTGATGAAcagaatcatcatcatcaagaaTCAGGCGTCCTGGGAGTAGAAGTCGATGATCTCCTTGAGGtcgaggtggaggagggaggaggaggagcggtcgTGGTGGCCGGCGAGCCAGAGTATGTGCTCGAAGAGGAtggcgtcgacgtcgacgaaGAGCGCCGCCTTGctctcctccttcctcaccGCCGTCTCCAGCAGCAGCCGGAACGGGTAGGTGTCGAGCACCAGCTGGTCGACGGAGAACACCCGCCGCTCCTTCCCGACGACgaccgtcgtcgtcaccgccgccggagacgggccgtcgtcgccgtcgtcgagggAGCGGTAGCCGATGCGGGACGGCGAGGCCGACGGCCACCGGAGGAACACGCAGCAGCCGGCCATCTCGAACGAACTCTCCTCTCTTGATGAGCTTTTCTTGCGGCTCTAATGGCGGCGTCGCGGGGATGGGACTGTGGAAGGAAGAGTGGAGAGGGAGCGAAGTCTCTCGTTTATAACAAGGGGGAGTGGAGGTTGAATGAACCGTTGGAGGTGTTTTTTTGCAGATCAGACCTGCATCTTCTCATGATTTACCGTATAACCCATACTGGAAGGGAGAGAATTGAGAGCTGGTATAATAGCAGattataagctagctataagcACATATTGAGAAGATAGATGAGGACAGAAAATAGCAGCATGCTACAAATTTGTAGACAGCCGCAACACAAACTATAAGACGTAATATGTATATGATAGGTAGCCCACTACTACAAGACTaatactactctctccatcccataaaaaatccaATCCTAGCATCTCAAGGTGGAATTAGTGGAGAGTAAGAATAACTAAAATGCTCTTAATCATTAAAAAATTAGTAAGAGTGATAGATAGTTAAAGGGTATTGAAGGaataaaacttctcgtttttCGTGCTAATATTAAGTAGGATGGTATAAGTTAGTTTTTTATGGaacaaaatttaaactctagaagtttagtttttttaagatggagggagtattaagctTGCTGGAGAGAAAGCTAACATCAAGGGGATATATGTAATTTAGTGAGAAACAGAGGGGTTTTACTGAAAATGTTTGCAATGATGTGCGTTCCATCGGATGCTACTGCGTCGTCTCGGGATAGCCGTTGGACCTGGACAATAGATGATGGAAAGCGACGTCGTGGTGGACCCGGTCACTTGagcctccttcttcttctgctCCCTGCAAATCTCACGAGTCCGTAACATTACATGACTCGGCCCGAGAGTTTCACCACGGACAGTAAACAAACAACAGCTCAACGGAGAGAGGTGAACAAATCAGGAACATGTGTGCAGCAAGCGACACCGGCACGGAGGCGGGCACGACGATTACGATGCCGATCAACTTGGGGTACTCACACGGTTGACGGCCTGACGCGGTGCGCTGGTGCGGCTTTGGCTAAGCGGAGAGAAGCTTCCGCATCCGCTATAGCTGTGGCCGGCCAACCAACGCGCCGTCCGGGCCGCGCGACGTGACGACGGCGGAAAAACAGTAGAAAACGGGAGGCGGAATCAAAAAAAGGTGGGGCGCGAGTCGCGCGACACGGGATCGCGATGCCGGGGCGGCATGGCTGCTTGTCGCTGTCTGCGTGGTAGGGATACACGCGGGCTGGCCTGTGAGCACTTATAGATCGAGGCTCTGTTTatattctaacttttttttcttcaaacttttaacttttctatcacatcgaaattttttacacatataaattttcaaccttttcgttacatcgttccaatttttttaaacttttaattttgacgtggaactaATTAAATACAGCCCGAATAAGTGATAGTGAATAAGTTTTCGCATCATGGTTCGACTTATCGTATCTAAAGATACAAGTGGATTGATACATAAACCTGTTTACATACCAAATTAAAAAGTAACTCGCAAGTTAATCTACACGGTACCTGCTAAGTTTGCTTATTAGTAGGCTCGTGGGTTGATCGGCTTACATCCCTGCTGCGTGGCCGCGTCTGTTGGTTACTTGGTTGGCTCCCCCATCTCCAACTCTCCATCAACATGTACGTCCACATGCGCGCGACCCCGCGAGGGCGTGAGAAATCGCCAAAGGCCTCATCCCACCCCATACGAAGCAGTGGGTGGATAAATCCACTTTGTCATCTCTCATATTTTCATCGAGTTTAAATCGTATCCCTGAATCACATACTGAATTACAAAACTCGATCTATGAAATAGCTGGGGTTCTCTGACGTGGCACCCTAATTTAACCCAGTTTTTGCAAGTTGAGGGTACTATGATTTAAACTTGACAGGAAGCAAAGTAAACGTATCTCAACTGGTTATGTTTCTGTAGTAGAACCAACTCATCCGGGTTCAAGTCCTAGACTTGACACGGGTGCTCTCATTTACGGCTAACTATTATTTTAGTGATAGGCAACGTACCTGAGTGTGTGTATATTTATAGGACTAGTTAcatgcccgtgctaacgctacggtgaAACAACAAAAAGATATACAATATATTGTTTGGGCTATCAAGGATAGATTCAAGACATTAATTAAGACTTACAGATGAGCGAGTTCAGTTAAGAAGCTTATTAGAAGTTCCTCAGTTATTATATATTCGAAAGGGATAAACAAGCCAAATAAACTACATCCAGGACAAGGTTCAAAATTTGCAAAACAAGCCATAAGGTCGACCCATTCAGTCGACGATGTATTATGTCTTCAACGTCTTTTCTCCACGTCACAGAAAAACCAGTAACCAAAGAACAAAAGTCTGATTGATATATTAAGTTCTAAACCGATTCCAGGACACATTCAGTCAATTAAGTTCAAATACATAATCATGCGTTTCAACATTAATTAAAGTATCACATTCATATATCATTACATGGCTTGGCAAACCACAAAGCTGAGGCTGCCTTAATCTAAGCTACAacaaaatttcttttttttttttgcattttagaATAAACAGTAAAAGAGAATGGATAAATCACATGTCCTGAAGCTGTAAATTTCTACGAAGTCCTGAGCAGCTCAATTTTGGAGAGGGTAGTAGTGTTGTTCCCTTTATGGTTCATCTGATGCATGAAGAAGGCAAGTTCAATTTCTGGTTCAGTAACTCTTGTTGTTCCTACTGCTTCCAGGAAGCAGAACCGCCAAGGATTTTCTTGCTTGATGACTGTAAAGAGATGAAAGTTCAAACTggtcattaaaaaaattgtgtgcaGATAAGAGTGGTGTTGAGAAGTCAAGTTATCAAAGTAGCATTTTGTCTTCGTTCCAAAGGAGCTAACTCTGTTTTTAAATATCTGATCTTTTTTTCATAAACTCACTAATACATATCACTAATACGAGGGAAATTGTAAGTGAATAGTGAATGAAGATAAATAATGGtttgagagagagatagagggtGAACTCACCAATATATCCCAACTGCATACAATCATCAAGGGCAATGCGTGCATGAGTGATAGAAATCATGGCAGCAAGTATCATTATTGTAATCACATTCTGCATGGAGAAATGTATTTTTTCCAAGAATATAAGCCTATTCCTCTGCTAGTAAAGTTCCCATGTCAACCTATTTTACTTTAAAACCAAAGAAActgtaaacaaaaaaaaacgagATAGAGATTTGCAATTCACTGGGTACAAAAGTTAGATGCACTTCTTTAACATTTTAGCAGATTGCTTCCAACATATGACATCAACTTCCCAGTCAGTTGGTTATTTTACAATCTTGAAAAGCAATATTTTTCTATCAGTCCAactaatttgagaaaaaaaaattctgaatgaGATATGTCAAGAGCAGTTGTGAGGCTGAATTGTTCAGGGATGTATGGAAAGCAAGCTTGTGTTTGACGCAAcaaatatgtgtatatgtaaGATTGATGGAGTATGGATTCTGAGCGATAGCAGTAGACAATTCAATCAATATTTTATCACCTAAAGATCATGCATAGTATTTTGACGAAACAACGGCAGATGTGCACCTTCAAGATGAAGCTTTACTGACGA
Coding sequences:
- the LOC4331769 gene encoding uncharacterized protein, encoding MAGCCVFLRWPSASPSRIGYRSLDDGDDGPSPAAVTTTVVVGKERRVFSVDQLVLDTYPFRLLLETAVRKEESKAALFVDVDAILFEHILWLAGHHDRSSSSLLHLDLKEIIDFYSQDA